DNA sequence from the Sediminibacillus dalangtanensis genome:
TGTAACGCCAGGGCACGAGCGAAATCCAAGTCGCAATCGGCCGGGCGATTAAAATCAAAATCCCCGACAACAAAATGCCATGGAAAATAATCCAATCGGAAAACAACCGAGAAGGGAACACAAATAGGCCCAGAATGATGAACATCAGTATTTGCGCCATCCAGCTAAAACCTTCATTGAACTTGTGAATCGACTCCCGAAACGATAAATCCAGGTTTCCAACTACCAGTGCAGTTACATATACCGCCAAAAATCCACTGGCATTCACCAAGGATGTAATGCTATACGAAAAAAAGGCAAATGCCAACCCAAACAGGGGATACAGGCCACCAGACGATAGCTTTATTTTGTTTAGAGAAACACTTGCCATTTTTCCGATGAAAAGGCCGAGCAGCAATCCCCCCGCCATTTGCCAAAAGAATTGCAGTACCAGAGACAATACGCCCGAGCGATCCGTTGTGATCAATTCAATGAAGGAGATGGTCAAAAAGAAAGCCATCGGGTCATTCGTACCGGACTCCCCTTCAAGGGTCGCTTCTATTTTGTCATTAATATTCTTATCCTTTAAAACAGCAAACACTGCTGCAGCATCGGTGGAACCGACGAGAGAACCAAGCAAAAATGCTTCAAGCCAGCTGAAACCAAATACCCATTTGGCGCCGAGACCTACTATGGCAGTTGTAATCAGCACACCAAACGTTGCCAACGAAATAGAAGGCAGTACGACCGGCTTAATCGTCCTCCAATGCGTTTGAATTCCCCCCTCATACAAAATGACGACAAGCGAAAAAACGCCGATGGCTTCGGCTATTTGCACGTTATTAAAATATAACAACCCAAGTCCATCGGAACCAACCACCATTCCCGCTAGAATAAACAACACGAGTGATGGAAGTCCGAACCGATCTGACAACTTGGTTATCAAAATACTGAATAATAGCAATAGTGAAGTTAGTAAAATGATTTTATCTGATTCAACAACCTCTTGTATCACACAAATTCCCCTCCCGCAGCGACAAATACAGCAACCTTTGCAACAGTTATGCCTTAACACATACCCGTTTTTTCCTTGCTTGTATCATGGTTGCTGCAGTTGCAGGCATAAACTCCGGAAAGGGATCGCCATCCCATTAAAATAAAACACTTAAAAAACCGACCTTCTTAAAGAAAGTCGGTTTCTTACTAGAGCTTTAGTTCCCCCATACGAAGGAGCTCTACGACTGCTTGTGAACGCCCCTTGACACCTAATTTTTGCATAGCATTTGATATGTGATTCCGAACAGTCTTTTGTGATATAAACAGTTCTTGGGCTATTTCTTTTGTTGTTTTGTCCTGTACTAGAAGTTCAAATACTTCTTTCTCACGTTTGGTCAATAATTGCTTCGGCTTGTAGTCACTATCATTCAAGTGTTAACCCCTCCTTGCTGTCTTTAAAGCCACATGGTGAAGGGTGTTTATTTAGTCAATGTATTTTATGTGAAAGTTGAATAACCCGTGAATTAGTTTTGCGTAAATATGCGATTATTTTACGAATAAGGGAAGATGTCACGGTCCGGCAATGAGACGATTCTTCTCCTCTTCGGAGAATGGGGCAGGCTTGCCTGTGTGAACGTTTATCTGGACAAGCCTTCCTCTTCCAGTGATACATACTTCTTCTTTTTGATTTACTCCTAAATAATGGATATCGATAGATGTATTACCGATATGGTTCACTTTGACGTATAATTTCATCTGGTCATTGAAGTACATTTGCCGATGATAGTCACACTGCAAGTCCGCCACGATCGGGATGGTTTCAGGATTTTCCACATCGATCCGGAAAAGACCCACTTCCTTTAAAAAGGCAATACGCGCCTCTTCAAAGTAAATAAATGGAGAAACGTTATTCACATGGCCAAACATATCCGTCTCTGAAAAACGGACGTTGATCGGAATGAAAAACGCAAAGGATTCTTTCCAAGTATCAAAATCTTCTATGTAATTAACCGCTTTCATTTTTGACCGCCTTCCTACTGTCATTGAATAAGGTAAATGATTCCATTATTGGTGATAAAGAAGCCCTTACCCAAACGGGTAAAGGCTGTTTAAACTTGGCAATTTCCTGTTAATCAATAGACATGGTCACTGCCAAAGAAGTTTTTAAATGCTTGTATATTGGTATCTCTGTTCATAGCCGCAATGGAAGTCGTCAATGGAATGCCTTTCGGGCAAACCTGGACACAGTTCTGAGAGTTTCCACATCCATGGATCCCCCCATCTTCCATTAAAGCTTCCAAACGTTCTCCTTTGTTCATTTGGCCGGTTGGATGCGCGTTGAATAAACGTACTTGAGATAACGCAGCTGGTCCGATAAAGTCAGAATTACTGTTTACGTTCGGGCAAGCTTCCAAACAAACGCCGCATGTCATACATTTTGACAATTCATAAGCCCACTGCCGTTTCTTTTCCGGCATACGCGGTCCTGGTCCTAAGTCATACGTTCCATCAATCGGAATCCAGGCCTTTACTTTTTTAAGAGAATCAAACATTCTGCTTCTGTCTACTGCCAAATCCCTGACTACAGGGAAAGTAGACATGGGTTCCAGCCGGATAGGCTGTTCGAGCTGGTCGATAAGTGTGGCACAAGATTGTTTTGCTTGTCCGTTGATTACCATCGAACATGCTCCACAAACTTCCTCCAGGCAATTCATTTCCCAAAAAACCGGAGTAGTATTTTCCCCATTGGCATTGACAGGATTTCTGCGGATTTCCATCAATGCTGATATCACATTCATATTCTCTCTGTAAGGTACTTGAAAGGTTTCCTCATAGGGAGAAGAGTCTGGACTGTCCTGTCTTGTAATAATCAAAGTTATCGTTTTATCAGCCATGATTAACTTGCCCCCCCTTTATTTTTTCTTACTGTAGTCGCGTTTTCTTGGTTTTATCAAGGACACATCGACGTCTTCATATTCAAAAACCGGTTCATTGCTAACCGCATCATAAGATGCCTTGGTCGTTTTCAACCATTCTTCGTCGTTACGCTCTGGAAATTCCGGTTTATAGTGGGCCCCACGGCTTTCATTTCGATTGTAGGCTCCGATGGTAATGACCCTGGCTAGTTGCAGCATGTTCTTCAATTGCCGGGTGAACATAACGCCTTGATTGCTCCAACGGGAAGTATCATTGATATTGATATTCTCCCAACGCTCCATCAATTCTTTGATTTTTTCATCTGTTTTCAGTAGTTTTTCATTGTCCCGCACAACGGTAACGTTATCGGTCATCCATTCTCCAAGCTCCCGATGAATCTGATAAGCATTTTCCTCTCCGTTCATGCTCATCAACTGTTCAAAGGTTTCCTGCTCCTCTTTCAGCTTTTCATCATAAAGAGAGGATGGGATATCTT
Encoded proteins:
- a CDS encoding helix-turn-helix domain-containing protein — protein: MNDSDYKPKQLLTKREKEVFELLVQDKTTKEIAQELFISQKTVRNHISNAMQKLGVKGRSQAVVELLRMGELKL
- a CDS encoding acyl-CoA thioesterase, giving the protein MKAVNYIEDFDTWKESFAFFIPINVRFSETDMFGHVNNVSPFIYFEEARIAFLKEVGLFRIDVENPETIPIVADLQCDYHRQMYFNDQMKLYVKVNHIGNTSIDIHYLGVNQKEEVCITGRGRLVQINVHTGKPAPFSEEEKNRLIAGP
- a CDS encoding potassium/proton antiporter; translation: MIQEVVESDKIILLTSLLLLFSILITKLSDRFGLPSLVLFILAGMVVGSDGLGLLYFNNVQIAEAIGVFSLVVILYEGGIQTHWRTIKPVVLPSISLATFGVLITTAIVGLGAKWVFGFSWLEAFLLGSLVGSTDAAAVFAVLKDKNINDKIEATLEGESGTNDPMAFFLTISFIELITTDRSGVLSLVLQFFWQMAGGLLLGLFIGKMASVSLNKIKLSSGGLYPLFGLAFAFFSYSITSLVNASGFLAVYVTALVVGNLDLSFRESIHKFNEGFSWMAQILMFIILGLFVFPSRLFSDWIIFHGILLSGILILIARPIATWISLVPWRYSFKEKTFLSWAGLRGAVPIILALFPMLAEMENSQLFFNAVFFIVLTSALIQGSTIPYAATKLGLINHPKPHDLEQLQVLTLGQKDLDIVQYKVEKQDWVNGKKLKDTNLPKNTLINAVVRCGQVITPDGDTVIQEGDSLYILAGQHLHRAIADELKVGFVRE
- the sdhB gene encoding succinate dehydrogenase iron-sulfur subunit: MADKTITLIITRQDSPDSSPYEETFQVPYRENMNVISALMEIRRNPVNANGENTTPVFWEMNCLEEVCGACSMVINGQAKQSCATLIDQLEQPIRLEPMSTFPVVRDLAVDRSRMFDSLKKVKAWIPIDGTYDLGPGPRMPEKKRQWAYELSKCMTCGVCLEACPNVNSNSDFIGPAALSQVRLFNAHPTGQMNKGERLEALMEDGGIHGCGNSQNCVQVCPKGIPLTTSIAAMNRDTNIQAFKNFFGSDHVY